Proteins from one Cryptomeria japonica chromosome 4, Sugi_1.0, whole genome shotgun sequence genomic window:
- the LOC131034639 gene encoding G-type lectin S-receptor-like serine/threonine-protein kinase SD3-1: protein MFRREISAAITGRLRMVKFWIGIILSLSSVVYSDDHIWSAIPLGSKLSPSSNNIWVSRQGTFAMGFYPALDQVDAYSVGIWFHSIPAESRTVIWTAGEGLKVGLNASLELAMDGDLVLSNPHDVSVWRSNTSNSGVVGVVLRDNGNLVFSDNSHRIVWESFETPSDTLVPGQRLRVGRMLRAASRNSVASYYSLAMESSGDLALKWESSLSYWTSKTGSLPSASKSIGAIFAGNGIFGLFDGRGKMVWARYSNDYTNTKVVLRYLRLDVDGNLRMYSWIEKSNSWIPGWQAVQNQCDVFATCGVHGVCSFNSTGPVCKCPFESGAYSDMDSTVPSKGCRHVPLGGCTEGAAMLSLKRTVLYNIYPPHDIYTNTSSEQCKEDCLNDDSCVAATVMNDGSGVCRLKRTDFISGYTYDSVPAMSFLKMCLVPQAVSNPHKVIEQPASVMPFPSSSNHSGVASKVCRVCLMSASLGTVGVFLAIEFGIGLYFYKRRKIRRNASGSKQPLLNLSSGALTRLSYSEIEDLTKNFGQKLSSSIFKGVLPDKRTVVIKQLNMEVGEKQFRMTVSVLGSIHHKNLVCLQGFCCECKHRFLIYEHISNGSLDQWLFEVNMKQAKRLTWQRRLGIATSIARAIAYLHSECRECICHGNLKLENVLLDDEFTAKVSDFGLEKLRISSKPYGNSKQGTSSSDPTPERDVFCFGQMLMEIISGRRNPPGTEEDKLCMWAYREYEKGHMEIIPDSRMEGNVEWSEVERAIRIAFWCMHEQESLRPSMNEVAKVLDGTLQVDPPPPIAYQESHAGAYSKPHVRMERNGDKSLELASTSSGAILSGESPSV, encoded by the coding sequence ATGTTTCGCAGAGAAATTTCTGCTGCAATTACAGGCCGCTTGCGTATGGTTAAATTTTGGATTGGCATTATTTTGAGCCTCTCTTCTGTTGTATATTCAGATGATCACATATGGAGTGCCATACCATTGGGATCAAAGCTCTCTCCAAGCTCAAACAATATCTGGGTTTCTCGGCAGGGAACCTTTGCCATGGGCTTTTATCCTGCATTGGATCAAGTTGATGCGTACAGTGTTGGGATCTGGTTTCATTCAATACCAGCTGAATCTCGGACTGTGATCTGGACTGCAGGAGAGGGCCTCAAGGTAGGCCTTAACGCAAGCCTGGAGCTTGCCATGGATGGAGATCTGGTTTTGTCTAATCCTCATGACGTTTCAGTCTGGAGAAGCAATACTAGTAATAGTGGTGTTGTTGGAGTAGTTTTGAGGGACAATGGAAACCTTGTTTTTAGTGATAATAGCCATAGGATTGTCTGGGAAAGCTTTGAAACTCCTTCGGATACTCTAGTTCCTGGACAGAGACTTCGTGTGGGGCGAATGCTGAGGGCAGCTTCAAGGAATTCAGTGGCCAGTTATTACAGTCTAGCTATGGAGAGCTCCGGTGATCTTGCTCTGAAATGGGAGAGCAGTTTGAGTTACTGGACTAGTAAGACAGGTTCTCTACCTTCTGCTTCCAAATCCATAGGGGCAATTTTTGCAGGGAATGGTATTTTTGGGCTCTTTGATGGAAGAGGGAAGATGGTTTGGGCAAGATACAGCAATGATTATACAAACACCAAAGTGGTCCTAAGGTACTTGAGGCTAGATGTGGATGGCAATCTCAGAATGTATTCATGGATTGAAAAGTCGAACTCTTGGATACCAGGATGGCAAGCTGTGCAGAATCAATGTGATGTTTTTGCAACCTGTGGTGTTCATGGCGTTTGCAGTTTCAATTCTACTGGCCCTGTTTGTAAATGCCCCTTTGAAAGTGGAGCCTATTCTGACATGGACTCGACTGTGCCAAGCAAAGGATGCAGACACGTTCCACTTGGTGGTTGCACAGAAGGAGCCGCCATGCTTAGTTTGAAGAGGACTGTTCTATATAATATATATCCTCCTCatgatatatatacaaacacaagcTCTGAGCAATGCAAAGAGGATTGCTTGAATGATGATTCATGTGTCGCAGCAACTGTTATGAATGATGGGTCAGGAGTATGTAGATTAAAGAGAACAGATTTCATTAGTGGGTATACTTATGACTCTGTTCCTGCTATGTCCTTCTTGAAGATGTGTCTTGTTCCACAGGCAGTTTCAAATCCTCATAAAGTGATCGAACAGCCTGCATCAGTTATGCCATTTCCATCTTCCTCTAACCATTCAGGTGTTGCTTCCAAGGTATGTAGAGTTTGCCTCATGAGTGCAAGTTTGGGTACTGTTGGGGTATTTCTGGCTATAGAGTTTGGTATCGGATTGTATTTCTATAAgagaagaaaaatcagaagaaatgCATCTGGTAGCAAGCAACCACTTCTAAATCTAAGTTCAGGAGCCCTGACCAGGTTGTCTTATTCTGAAATAGAAGACTTGACTAAAAATTTTGGGCAGAAGTTAAGTTCTTCCATTTTCAAGGGAGTTCTTCCTGACAAGAGGACTGTGGTGATCAAGCAGCTCAATATGGAGGTTGGAGAGAAGCAGTTTCGGATGACAGTATCAGTTCTAGGAAGTATTCATCATAAGAATTTGGTTTGTTTGCAAGGTTTCTGCTGCGAGTGTAAACATAGATTCCTTATTTATGAGCACATCAGTAATGGCTCTCTTGATCAATGGCTTTTTGAAGTAAATATGAAGCAAGCCAAACGCCTCACTTGGCAGAGGAGGCTAGGCATTGCCACATCAATTGCTCGTGCCATAGCTTATCTGCACTCTGAATGTAGGGAATGCATCTGCCATGGTAACCTGAAGCTTGAAAATGTCCTCCTGGATGATGAGTTCACTGCTAAGGTTTCAGACTTCGGTCTTGAGAAACTAAGAATTAGTTCAAAACCCTATGGCAACTCCAAGCAGGGCACTTCCAGCTCAGATCCAACTCCAGAAAGGGATGTTTTCTGTTTTGGGCAGATGTTAATGGAAATTATTAGTGGCAGGAGGAATCCCCCTGGCACTGAAGAGGACAAACTCTGTATGTGGGCATATAGAGAGTATGAGAAGGGTCACATGGAGATCATTCCAGACAGCAGGATGGAAGGAAATGTAGAATGGAGTGAGGTAGAAAGAGCCATTAGGATTGCCTTTTGGTGCATGCATGAGCAGGAATCCTTGAGGCCCTCCATGAATGAGGTAGCCAAGGTCCTGGATGGAACCCTCCAAGTGGACCCCCCTCCTCCAATAGCCTATCAAGAATCCCATGCAGGTGCCTACTCCAAGCCTCATGTGCGCATGGAAAGGAACGGTGACAAATCCTTAGAGCTGGCTAGCACTTCCAGTGGGGCTATTCTTTCAGGGGAATCACCCTCCGTGTAA